One stretch of Podospora bellae-mahoneyi strain CBS 112042 chromosome 2, whole genome shotgun sequence DNA includes these proteins:
- a CDS encoding hypothetical protein (EggNog:ENOG503P3SU; COG:S), whose amino-acid sequence MGWTFNTRDPDAPTIGPLITGVSAALTFVSLVTVCLRVYVRAAMIKAFGVDDYLILITWVCAGGFAVVTIVQTKWGLGLRNIDDLPPENIYNFGLIQYMGAPFYISSILGFKLALLFSYLRFIPKGIYRYMTIGVIVACCLFHLSFLIVQINLCQPIALQWDPTITEGSCIKGVPFYTSMASLTIVFDVIVMLTPFPVLVKSRIQNRKKLVLLGLFGLGLFITVIQIIRIQTVKQLANYLDSAPLILWSAVENNLGIIVANVPTLAPLVKYYNEKSTGGGSGLRSKKTGYASQDVGSRYAMRTWKSNRSKALELGSVHDATEGSFEGHVMKGNTSTEMILDHEGITKKVEVVITRN is encoded by the exons ATGGGCTGGACATTCAACACCAGGGACCCGGATGCCCCTACCATTGGACCGTTGATCACTGGAGTTTCAGCTGCTCTCACCTTTGTCTCTCTCGTGACGGTATGTCTCCGGGTCTATGTGCGGGCTGCCATGATCAAAGCCTTCGGTGTCG ATGACTACCTAATTCTCATCACTTGGGTGTGTGCGGGTGGCTTTGCCGTCGTCACCATTGTTC AAACAAAATGGGGCCTTGGTCTACGGAACATTGATGACTTGCCCCCCgaaaatatttataactttGGGCTT atTCAATACATGGGCGCACCATTCTACATCAGCAGTATCTTGGGCTTCAAACTAGCCCTGCTGTTCTCCTACCTTCGCTTCATCCCCAAGGGTATCTACCGATACATGACCATTGGCGTCATCGTCGCCTGCTGTCTCTTCCacctttcttttctcatcGTTCAGATCAACCTCTGCCAGCCAATCGCTTTACAATGGGACCCAACCATCACAGAAGGATCCTGCATCAAGGGAGTGCCCTTCTACACCAGCATGgcctccctcaccatcgTCTTTGACGTTATTGT TAtgctcacccccttccccgtccTCGTCAAATCCCGCATCCAAAACCGCAAAaagctcgtcctcctcggcctctttGGTCTCGGCCTCTTCATCACCGTCATCCAAATCATCCGCATCCAAACCGTCAAGCAACTGGCCAACTACCTCGACTCGGCCCCGTTGATCCTCTGGTCCGCCGTGGAAAACAATCTCGGTATCATCGTCGCCAACGtgcccaccctcgccccGCTGGTCAAGTACTACAATGAGAAATCCACCGGTGGAGGAAGTGGTCTCCGCTCCAAGAAGACTGGTTACGCCTCCCAGGACGTCGGCTCGAGATATGCGATGAGGACGTGGAAGAGCAACAGGTCCAAGGCGTTGGAATTGGGCAGTGTGCATGATGCTACGGAAGGAAGTTTTGAGGGGCATGTGATGAAGGGGAATACCAGCACCGAGATGATTTTGGATCATGAGGGGATTacgaagaaggtggaggttgttaTTACTCGCAACTAG
- a CDS encoding hypothetical protein (EggNog:ENOG503NXN6; CAZy:AA7; COG:C) produces MKSIFLAAGLLAAGTLAQDDTILGLDPNSATFSLESFLFGPRCKCFPGDSCWPSTNEWNNFNQTVGGKLIATVPLAQACHDPNYDPVRCQQLRDGWQMPDIHMNDSASIMAPFFANQSCDPFTAQGKPCTLGNYVRYAVAAETAQDIIATVNFARRKNIRFVVRNTGHDYLARSTGAGALSVWTHKMKSIEWKNYNDKYYKGTAVKIGAGVQGFDLLNEGLKVNQIVVGGECPTVGPAGGYTQGGGHSALSTSFGLSADNTLEWEVVTASGQLLTASRTRNSDLYWALSGGGPGNYGVVVSVTLKTFPDSYVGGATVSFFAANNPTETFYKGIDAFHAALPAMVDAGTMVVYYFTSNFFMIAPVTAYNKTAAQVETIMAPFLANLTSLGVNFNAAYSQSVNYYDHYDQYFGPLPIGAIQIGIAQYGGRLIPRDTFTKTPAKLSQTSRYIAEKGVTFIGVGTDVSSFGGNSANAVLPAWRKTLVHATLTTDWSFDPAKWNDMIANQKLMTEDIMPAIESITPNSGAYMNEADFQQPRFQREFFGTNYARLMAIKLRYDPEGFFYARNAVGSERWKVNEQTDGRMCKASIWW; encoded by the exons atgaAGTCCATCTTCCTTGCCGCTGGCCTCTTGGCTGCCGGCACCTTGGCCCAGGACGACACCATCCTCGGCCTGGACCCCAACTCGGCCACCTTTTCTCTGGaatccttcctcttcggcccTCGGTGCAAGTGCTTCCCAGGCGACTCGTGCTGGCCCTCTACCAACGAGTGGAACAACTTCAACCAGACCGTCGGTGGAAAGCTGATCGCCACGGTCCCACTCGCCCAGGCCTGCCATGATCCCAACTACGACCCCGTCAGATGTCAACAATTGCGTGATGGCTGGCAGATGCCCGACATTCA CATGAATGACTCGGCTTCCATCATGGCCCCTTTCTTTGCCAACCAGAGCTGTGACCCCTTCACTGCTCAGGGCAAGCCGTGCACACTGGGCAACTATGTCAGATATGCAGTCGCTGCTGAGACTGCTCAGGACATCATTGCTACCGTCAACTTTGCCAGGAGAAAGAACATCCGCTTCGTCGTCCGCAACACTGGTCATGACTACCTTGCCCGGTCTACCGGTGCCGGTGCTCTGTCTGTCTGGACCCACAAGATGAAGAGCATTGAGTGGAAGAACTACAATGACAAGTACTACAAGGGTACTGCCGTCAAGATCGGAGCCGGTGTCCAAGGCTTTGACCTCCTCAACGAAGGCCTCAAGGTCAACCAGATCGTTGTCGGTGGTGAATGTCCTACTGTCGGCCCTGCTGGTGGCTATACACAGGGTGGTGGTCACTCCGCCCTGAGCACATCTTTCGGTCTCTCCGCCGATAACACCCTCGAGTGGGAGGTCGTCACCGCCTCTGGCCAGCTCCTCACCGCGTCCCGTACCAGAAACTCGGACCTCTACTGGGCTCTCTCCGGTGGTGGCCCTGGCAACTACGGCGTCGTCGTCAGCGTCACCCTCAAGACCTTCCCCGACAGCTACGTCGGCGGTGCCaccgtctccttcttcgccgccaaCAATCCCACCGAGACCTTCTACAAGGGCATCGACGCCTTCCACgccgccctccccgccatGGTCGACGCCGGCACCATGGTGGTCTACTACTTCACCTCCAACTTCTTCATGATCGCCCCTGTCACCGCCTACAACAAGACCGCCGCCCAAGTCGAGACCATCAtggcccccttcctcgccaacctcacctccctcggcgtcAACTTCAACGCGGCCTACTCCCAGTCGGTCAACTACTACGACCACTACGACCAATACTttggccccctccccatcggCGCCATTCAGATCGGCATCGCCCAGTACGGCGGCCGCCTCATCCCCCGCGACACCTTCACCAAGACCCCCGCCAAGCTCTCCCAGACCTCGCGCTACATCGCCGAGAAGGGCGTCACCTTCATCGGCGTCGGCACCGACGTCTCCTCCTTTGGCGGCAACTCGGCCAACGCCGTCCTCCCCGCCTGGAGAAAGACGCTCGTCCACGCCACTCTGACCACCGATTGGAGCTTCGACCCTGCCAAGTGGAACGACATGATTGCCAACCAGAAGCTCATGACCGAGGACATCATGCCCGCGATTGAGAgcatcacccccaactcgGGCGCGTACATGAACGAGGCCGACTTCCAGCAGCCGAGGTTCCAGAGGGAGTTCTTTGGGACTAATTACGCGAGGTTGATGGCCATCAAGCTGAGGTATGACCCCGAGGGGTTCTTTTACGCGAGGAACGCGGTGGGGAGTGAGAGGTGGAAGGTGAATGAGCAGACGGATGGGAGGATGTGCAAGGCTAGtatttggtggtga
- the DCR2 gene encoding Phosphatase dcr2 (COG:S; BUSCO:EOG09260K29; EggNog:ENOG503NWP0), with protein MTRRIVRTIVQTSTAAIFTFIVIFFLDRHYRVLPNAIHTYLPTHHHGSVITDITLTTCSSLNPFSSCKLDPKKWHRVEKDLYLKQSVLSSAYLHVQRKREEELTSEDKVVIDVTVGRLNPSKSSENSDSEEKWESRPGGLWIKRSSKRGVSDSKSAVTAVDVLFGDDAIEARAGWMLTGSTALLLDGGRKFHAAHITVRRGAPVEITKPVPRVRDNGRYKIMQLADIHFSTGVGKCRDSLPGGWDEKHGGKCEADTRTIDFIERVIEEERPDLVVLSGDQVNGETSPDTQSAIFKYAQLLIKHKIPYVSIFGNHDDEGSMSRAAQMELIEALPYSLSKAGPVDVDGVGNYYIEVLAQGSSGHSAITVYLLDTHAYSPNERKYHGYDWLKQNQIDWFRQTAKGLKKAHKEYRKHHMDVAFIHIPIPEYRDMNLTIVGEWMREASTAPAYNSGFYGALVEEGVMMVSCGQ; from the exons ATGACACGACGAATT gtCCGAACAATAGTCCAAACTTCCAcggccgccatcttcaccttcatcgtcatcttcttccttgACCGGCACTACCGCGTCTTGCCAAACGCAATCCACACCTATCTCCCCACGCACCACCACGGCTCCGTCATCACggacatcaccctcaccacttGCTCCTCTCTAAATCCCTTCTCAAGCTGCAAGCTTGATCCCAAAAAATGGCACAGGGTAGAGAAGGATTTGTATCTCAAACAGTCGGTGCTCAGCAGCGCCTACCTCCACGTCCAGCGTAAGCGAGAAGAGGAGTTGACCTCAGAAGACAAGGTCGTCATCGACGTAACAGTCGGGAGACTCAACCCTTCCAAGTCGTCCGAGAACTCAGACTCGGAAGAGAAGTGGGAGTCCCGCCCCGGCGGCCTCTGGATCAAGCGCTCCTCCAAACGGGGGGTATCAGACTCGAAATCGGCCGTCACGGCGGTTGATGTTCTTTTCGGGGACGATGCCATCGAGGCGAGGGCCGGGTGGATGCTGACTGGTTCGACGGCTTTGCTTCTCGACGGAGGGAGGAAGTTCCACGCTGCGCACATCACTGTTCGGAGGGGGGCGCCGGTCGAGATCACCAAGCCTGTGCCTCGGGTGAGGGATAATGGACGGTATAAAATCATGCAGTTGGCTGATATTCACTTTtcgacgggggtggggaagtgCAGGGATAGCCTGCCtggtgggtgggatgagAAGCATGGGGGCAAGTGCGAGGCGGACACGAGGACGATTGATTTTATCGAGAGGGTTATCGAAGAAGAAAGGCCTGatctggtggtgctgtcggGGGATCAGGTTAACGGGGAGACGTCGCCCGACACGCAGTCGGCCATCTTCAAGTACGCCCAGCTGTTGATCAAGCACAAGATCCCGTATGTTTCCATCTTTGGCaaccacgacgacgaggggTCGATGTCGAGGGCTGCGCAGATGGAGCTGATCGAGGCGTTGCCGTATTCCCTCTCCAAGGCCGGACCAGTGGATGTCGACGGTGTGGGGAACTATTACATCGAAGTGCTCGCCCAGGGGAGCTCGGGGCATTCAGCCATCACGGTCTATCTGCTTGACACGCACGCGTATAGTCCGAACGAGAGGAAGTACCATGGGTATGACTGGTTGAAGCAGAACCAGATCGATTGGTTTCGGCAGACGGcgaaggggttgaagaaggcgcaTAAGGAGTACAGGAAGCATCATATGGATGTTGCGTTTATTCATATTCCGATTCCGGAGTATAGGGATATGAATCTGACGATTGTGGGGGAGTggatgagggaggcgagTACGGCGCCGGCGTATAATTCGGGGTTCTACGGGGCgttggttgaggagggggtgatgatggttagTTGTGGGCAGTAA